Proteins co-encoded in one Brassica rapa cultivar Chiifu-401-42 chromosome A02, CAAS_Brap_v3.01, whole genome shotgun sequence genomic window:
- the LOC103852065 gene encoding uncharacterized protein At4g00950: protein MGFTKDQDRFCSTPKLPLFSYPMNRPYETPGLATPPVNIAGSVPFLWEEAPGKPRSSVRKPPRTNQTRENRGVARCLDLPPTLILPGEACKSSTANEPSPTTVLDGPYDLRRRSLSLPRSAAVIRKLRGVPAPFGSSRWGSLGNCKELSEGIYDFSRFRDGGCDCQKDWAGGGYDFAGDGGTTVKLFRRLKRKGNLFNLSHATKSDFLARVYEGFKQVIPWRRKQENLQRTNSSTI, encoded by the exons ATGGGTTTCACTAAAGATCAAGATCGGTTCTGTTCGACGCCTAAGCTTCCTCTGTTTTCATATCCAATGAACAGACCATACGAAACTCCGGGATTAGCTACACCGCCGGTTAACATCGCCGGTTCTGTTCCTTTTCTATGGGAAGAAGCTCCCGGAAAGCCTCGTTCTTCCGTTAGAAAACCGCCGAGAACGAACCAAACCAGAGAAAACAGAGGAGTTGCGAGATGCTTGGACCTTCCCCCTACGCTGATTTTGCCAGGAGAAGCTTGTAAATCGTCCACGGCAAACGAGCCTTCTCCGACAACTGTTCTCGATGGTCCATACGATTTGCGTCGCCGTTCACTGTCGCTTCCGAGATCGGCGGCTGTGATCAGGAAGTTGAGAGGTGTGCCGGCGCCGTTTGGGTCAAGTAGATGGGGAAGTTTAGGGAACTGCAAAGAGTTGTCTGAGGGTATATATGACTTTTCACGTTTTAGAGACGGCGGCTGTGATTGCCAGAAGGATTGGGCTGGAGGAGGATATGACTTCGCCGGCGACGGCGGTACAACAGTGAAGCTTTTCAGACGTCTTAAAAGGAAAGGAAACCTTTTTAATCTCTCTCATGCAACAAAGTCCGACTTCTTG GCAAGGGTTTACGAAGGGTTTAAGCAGGTGATTCCGTGGAGACGTAAGCAAGAGAATCTACAAAGGACGAATTCTTCCACTATTTAA
- the LOC103852066 gene encoding phytolongin Phyl2.2-like, which yields MISNPSLLSYTCIAKGTVVLAEFASKEEPGIEDVALRCIENTPPHHSTFSHTVRNKTYTFAIDDDSSLVYFAITDEAMEKPESFRILNRLRSAVDGSDALMDPSPRCLQAKMDPVFAEILGGVDVDLELDMDLVVARESRNLSIDSTKGRRAALMPLLGKPLTALKKKKRLLHADDSAHVGVVDTASEKKVDLCGNGNGGVLRKELRNGLLTDHHKAKQMWKKHVWVVLMFDFCICAVLFGIWLWVCQGFQCVNG from the coding sequence ATGATTTCGAATCCAAGCCTATTGTCGTACACATGCATCGCGAAAGGAACCGTCGTCCTCGCCGAGTTCGCTTCCAAGGAAGAGCCAGGAATCGAAGACGTGGCTTTACGATGCATCGAGAACACGCCTCCTCACCATTCAACGTTCTCCCACACAGTTCGCAATAAGACCTACACGTTCGCGATCGATGACGACTCCTCCTTGGTCTACTTCGCTATCACGGACGAAGCCATGGAGAAGCCTGAATCATTCCGGATCCTGAACCGGCTGAGATCGGCCGTTGATGGATCCGACGCCTTGATGGATCCTTCTCCGCGTTGTCTCCAAGCGAAGATGGATCCAGTATTCGCGGAGATCCTCGGTGGTGTGGATGTGGATTTGGAACTGGACATGGACTTGGTCGTGGCGAGGGAGAGTCGGAATTTGAGTATTGATTCGACGAAAGGGAGGAGAGCGGCTTTGATGCCGCTTCTGGGGAAGCCGTTGACggcgttgaagaagaagaagaggttgTTGCATGCGGATGATTCTGCTCACGTTGGTGTGGTCGATACGGCGTCGGAGAAGAAGGTTGATTTATGCGGGAACGGGAACGGTGGAGTGTTGCGCAAGGAACTGAGGAATGGGTTGTTGACGGATCATCATAAGGCGAAACAGATGTGGAAGAAACATGTCTGGGTGGTGCTGATGTTCGATTTCTGCATCTGTGCTGTTCTGTTCGGAATCTGGCTTTGGGTTTGTCAAGGTTTTCAATGTGTCAATGGGTGA
- the LOC103852262 gene encoding uncharacterized protein LOC103852262 — protein sequence MSSSSSDEVDEALDEIVDQVVDNFIDAIVDGQGNKPRRRAYIERDREVGHNQLWNDYFKENPTYPPEMFRRRFRMNKPLFLRIVERISNEVPYFQQRRNAHGRNGLSALQKCTAAIRMLAYGQSGDTYDEYLRLGDSTSRLCLANFTDAIIQLFGEEYLRKPTAEDLQRLLDVGEVRGFPGMIGSIDCMHWEWKNCPTAWKGPKAEKFAEKQESARKDVERAFGVLQSRFAIVKNPALQWDKEKIGKIMRTCVILHNMIVENERHGYAQIDTSEFESGESSRSSRVTRRESIHVGDMLGMRREVRDPEKHARLKADLMENIWQKFGDENE from the exons ATGTCTTCCTCATCAAGTGATGAAGTTGATGAAGCTTTAGACGAAATAGTCGACCAAGTAGTTGACAATTTCATCGACGCAATAGTTGATGGTCAAGGCAACAAGCCGAGGAGACGAGCTTATATCGAAAGAGATCGGGAAGTAGGACACAATCAACTATGGAACGATTATTTCAAGGAAAATCCTACATACCCACCGGAAATGTTTAGGAGgcgttttcgaatgaacaagccattgttcCTTCGCATTGTCGAACGTATAAGTAATGAAGTTCCATACTTTCAGCAAAGACGAAATGCTCACGGAAGGAACGGGCTATCTGCACTTCAAAAGTGTACGGCAGCTATACGTATGCTGGCATATGGTCAATCGGGAGATACAtatgacgaatatctccgacttggtgaCAGTACATCACGTTTGTGTTTGGCAAATTTCACTGATGCAATAATACAATTGTTTGGAGAAGAGTATCTACGAAAACCTACAGCCGAGGATCTTCAACGCTTACTCGATGTTGGAGAGGTACGGGGGTTTCCGGGGATGATAGGCAGCATCGACTgcatgcattgggagtggaaaaactgcccaacGGCTTGGAAAG GTCCTAAAGCCGAGAAATTTGCAGAAAAGCAAGAATCCGccagaaaagatgtcgaacgggcttttggagtattgcaatcGAGGTTTGCAATTGTTAAAAACCCAGCTCTACAATGGGACAAGGAGAAGATAGGAAAGATCATGAGAACTTGTgtcatattgcacaatatgatagtagagAACGAACGACACGGATACGCTCAAATTGATACTTCTGAGTTCGAGTCAGGAGAATCAAGCAGAAGTTCGAGGGTGACTAGGAGAGAAAGTATTCATGTCGGTGATATGTTAGGCATGCGCAGAGAAGTTCGAGATCCAGAGAAGCATGCTcgtttgaaagctgatttaATGGAAAATATATGGCAGAAGTTCGGTGACGaaaatgaataa
- the LOC103829357 gene encoding glutathione S-transferase T3-like — protein sequence MDPFSFNPPGFVNLLASQRSLPIDVDSAEAAAISPGIVKPVERRKWVRKEDLVLISAWLNTSKDPIVSNEQKAGAFWKRIEEYFNSSPQLIGAVPREWSQCKQRWGRVNEQVCKFVGCHEAALKEQASGQNENDVMKAAHDIFLNDYGAKFVLEHCWRELRFDQKWRSFSCSKDGGKEKRKEACPEVVADDAEVRPPGVKAAKRKKHGNEHAYDQVQSMLAMKNSISKQKILERLLGKNEDTLSDAEVCLKKKLISEMI from the coding sequence ATGGACCCTTTCTCCTTTAATCCTCCCGGGTTTGTTAACCTTTTAGCTTCGCAGAGGAGTCTACCAATAGACGTTGACTCTGCTGAGGCAGCTGCTATCTCTCCCGGGATAGTGAAACCAGTGGAAAGGAGAAAGTGGGTACGCAAAGAAGACCTCGTGCTCATCAGCGCTTGGTTGAACACGAGCAAAGATCCGATAGTCAGTAATGAGCAGAAGGCAGGAGCGTTTTGGAAGAGAATTGAAGAGTACTTCAACTCAAGCCCTCAGCTCATTGGCGCCGTTCCTAGAGAATGGAGTCAATGTAAGCAGAGGTGGGGAAGGGTAAATGAGCAGGTGTGCAAGTTTGTGGGATGCCACGAAGCGGCTTTGAAGGAGCAAGCCAGTGGCCAAAATGAGAATGATGTCATGAAGGCTGCCCATGACATCTTCTTAAATGACTATGGTGCCAAGTTCGTACTTGAGCATTGCTGGAGGGAGCTCAGGTTTGATCAGAAATGGCGATCTTTCTCCTGCTCCAAAGATGGTGGGAAGGAGAAACGGAAGGAAGCATGTCCGGAGGTGGTGGCTGACGATGCGGAGGTTAGGCCTCCGGGTGTTAAAGCGGCGAAACGCAAGAAGCACGGGAATGAACACGCTTATGATCAAGTTCAGAGTATGCTAGCTATGAAAAATAGCATTTCCAAACAGAAAATACTTGAGCGTCTCCTTGGCAAGAATGAAGACACACTTTCTGATGCAGAAGTGTGTCTTAAGAAAAAACTAATCTCGGAAATGATATGA
- the LOC103849118 gene encoding uncharacterized protein LOC103849118 — translation MDQPDPRNASGLILSATEPMRSFLTLACDDHRLSEELRDIASDLRSRNTVPYKLLRAIWTGSDPSTRPDLLGLFSGSGFVFTSPKPREKSEELKLRLLKLRDIAERKEYAELVKDITPRKQVEEPFSSYKDQLGFGLHVGLTMFTGYLVGYASFRALFNRNPALSAAGGILGLVLAMLVETLLFIIKTSKDDQIQSSKSSSSFTPTTKKNQ, via the exons ATGGATCAACCCGACCCGAGAAACGCCTCTGGCCTGATCCTCTCCGCCACTGAACCGATGCGGTCGTTTCTCACGTTGGCCTGCGATGATCATCGTCTCTCCGAGGAGCTCAGAGATATCGCTTCTGATCTGCGCTCAAGGAACACCGTCCCGTACAAATTGCTCCGCGCTATATGGACCGGATCCGATCCTTCGACCCGACCGGACTTGTTGGGACTTTTCTCCGGCTCCGGTTTCGTCTTCACCAGTCCCAAACCGAGAGAAAAG AGTGAAGAACTGAAGCTGAGATTGCTTAAGCTGAGAGACATAGCAGAGAGGAAGGAGTATGCCGAGCTTGTTAAAGATATTACACCTAGGAAACAAGTCGAAGAGCCTTTCTCTTCTTACAAAGACCAGCTCGGTTTTG GTTTACACGTTGGTCTTACCATGTTCACTGGATATTTGGTTGGGTACGCTTCCTTCAGAGCTTTGTTCAACCGCAACCCCGCTTTG AGTGCTGCTGGTGGGATACTTGGACTAGTTTTGGCGATGCTTGTGGAGACGCTTCTGTTTATAATCAAAACATCTAAAGATGATCAGATTCAGAGCTCTAAATCATCGTCATCATTCACTCCCACTACTAAAAAGAATCAATAG
- the LOC103849116 gene encoding uncharacterized protein LOC103849116: MGSKAVVSVYLIISLCAAIFVTCGVAQMQNPQAIPGLFPPGLVPIDLVKCWSSLFTVQGCVLAISNSFFSGKFENVEAACCKVFSTLDANCWPHMFPLNPFFPPLLKDNCSRIIPNSPAHN; encoded by the coding sequence ATGGGAAGCAAAGCTGTTGTCTCAGTCTACTTAATTATTTCACTGTGTGCTGCCATCTTTGTCACTTGTGGAGTAGCTCAAATGCAAAATCCGCAGGCGATTCCAGGACTTTTCCCACCTGGCTTAGTACCTATTGATCTCGTCAAATGTTGGTCGTCTCTCTTTACCGTCCAAGGATGTGTCCTGGCAATCTCCAACTCATTTTTTTCTGGAAAATTTGAAAACGTTGAAGCGGCATGCTGCAAGGTGTTTTCAACTTTAGATGCAAACTGTTGGCCTCATATGTTTCCTTTGAATCCTTTCTTCCCTCCTCTCCTCAAGGACAATTGTTCCCGCATCATCCCTAACTCCCCTGCACACAACTGA
- the LOC117131931 gene encoding uncharacterized protein LOC117131931, with product MGSKAVVSVYLIISLCAAIFVTRGVAQMQNPQAIPGLFPPGLVPIDLVKCWSSLFTVQGCVLAISNSFFSGKFENVEAACCKVFSTLDANCWPHMFPLNPFFPPLLKDNCARIIPNSPAHN from the coding sequence ATGGGAAGCAAAGCTGTTGTCTCAGTCTACTTAATTATTTCACTGTGTGCTGCCATCTTTGTCACTCGTGGAGTAGCTCAAATGCAAAATCCTCAGGCGATTCCAGGACTTTTTCCACCTGGCTTAGTACCTATTGATCTCGTCAAATGTTGGTCGTCTCTCTTTACCGTCCAAGGATGTGTCCTGGCAATCTCCAACTCATTTTTTTCTGGAAAATTTGAAAACGTTGAAGCGGCATGCTGCAAGGTGTTTTCAACTTTAGATGCAAACTGTTGGCCTCATATGTTTCCTTTGAATCCTTTCTTCCCTCCTCTCCTCAAGGACAATTGTGCGCGTATCATCCCTAACTCCCCCGCACACAACTGA
- the LOC117131829 gene encoding uncharacterized protein LOC117131829, with amino-acid sequence MGSKAVVSVYLIISLCAAIFVTRGVAQMQNPQAIPGLFPPGLVPIDLVKCWSSLFTVQGCVLAISNSFFSGKFENVEAACCKVFSTLDANCWPHMFPLNPFFPPLLKDNCARIIPNSPAHN; translated from the coding sequence ATGGGAAGCAAAGCTGTTGTCTCAGTCTACTTAATTATTTCACTGTGTGCTGCCATCTTTGTCACTCGTGGAGTAGCTCAAATGCAAAATCCTCAGGCGATTCCAGGACTTTTTCCACCTGGCTTAGTACCTATTGATCTCGTCAAATGTTGGTCGTCTCTCTTTACCGTCCAAGGATGTGTCCTGGCAATCTCCAACTCATTTTTTTCTGGAAAATTTGAAAACGTTGAAGCGGCATGCTGCAAGGTGTTTTCAACTTTAGATGCAAACTGTTGGCCTCATATGTTTCCTTTGAATCCTTTCTTCCCTCCTCTCCTCAAGGACAATTGTGCGCGTATCATCCCTAACTCCCCTGCACACAACTGA
- the LOC117131827 gene encoding uncharacterized protein LOC117131827 → MIKSCILTLYILSICSYQNPAQLLSINKIKKTRKKKRLTNKMGSKAVVSVYLIISLCAAIFVTRGVAQMQNPQAIPGLFPPGLVPIDLVKCWSSLFTVQGCVLAISNSFFSGKFENVEAACCKVFSTLDANCWPHMFPLNPFFPPLLKDNCARIIPNSPAHN, encoded by the coding sequence ATGATAAAATCTTGTATCCTCACCCTATATATTCTTAGTATCTGTTCATATCAAAATCCAGCCCAGCTTTTAagcataaacaaaataaaaaagacaaggaaaaaaaaaagattaaccaATAAGATGGGAAGCAAAGCTGTTGTCTCAGTCTACTTAATTATTTCACTGTGTGCTGCCATCTTTGTCACTCGTGGAGTAGCTCAAATGCAAAATCCTCAGGCGATTCCAGGACTTTTTCCACCTGGCTTAGTACCTATTGATCTCGTCAAATGTTGGTCGTCTCTCTTTACCGTCCAAGGATGTGTCCTGGCAATCTCCAACTCATTTTTTTCTGGAAAATTTGAAAACGTTGAAGCGGCATGCTGCAAGGTGTTTTCAACTTTAGATGCAAACTGTTGGCCTCATATGTTTCCTTTGAATCCTTTCTTCCCTCCTCTCCTCAAGGACAATTGTGCGCGTATCATCCCTAACTCCCCCGCACACAACTGA
- the LOC117131828 gene encoding uncharacterized protein LOC117131828 encodes MGSKAVVSVYLIISLCAAIFVTRGVAQMQNPQAIPGLFPPGLVPIDLVKCWSSLFTVQGCVLAISNSFFSGKFENVEAACCKVFSTLDANCWPHMFPLNPFFPPLLKDNCARIIPNYPAHN; translated from the coding sequence ATGGGAAGCAAAGCTGTTGTCTCAGTCTACTTAATTATTTCACTGTGTGCTGCCATCTTTGTCACTCGTGGAGTAGCTCAAATGCAAAATCCTCAGGCGATTCCAGGACTTTTTCCACCTGGCTTAGTACCTATTGATCTCGTCAAATGTTGGTCGTCTCTCTTTACCGTCCAAGGATGTGTCCTGGCAATCTCCAACTCATTTTTTTCTGGAAAATTTGAAAACGTTGAAGCGGCATGCTGCAAGGTGTTTTCAACTTTAGATGCAAACTGTTGGCCTCATATGTTTCCTTTGAATCCTTTCTTCCCTCCTCTCCTCAAGGACAATTGTGCGCGTATCATCCCTAACTACCCTGCACACAACTGA
- the LOC117131830 gene encoding uncharacterized protein LOC117131830, translating into MGSKAVVSVYLIISLCAAIFVTRGVAQMQNPQAIPGLFPPGLVPIDLVKCWSSLFTVQGCVLAISNSFFSGNFENIEAACCKVFSTLDANCWPHMFPLNPFFPPLLKDNCARIIPNSPAHN; encoded by the coding sequence ATGGGAAGCAAAGCTGTTGTCTCAGTCTACTTAATTATTTCACTGTGTGCTGCCATCTTTGTCACTCGTGGAGTAGCTCAAATGCAAAATCCGCAGGCGATTCCAGGACTTTTTCCACCTGGCTTAGTACCTATTGATCTCGTCAAATGTTGGTCGTCTCTCTTTACCGTCCAAGGATGTGTCCTGGCAATATCCAACTCATTTTTTTCTGGAAATTTTGAAAACATTGAAGCGGCATGCTGCAAGGTGTTTTCAACTTTAGATGCAAACTGTTGGCCTCATATGTTTCCTTTGAATCCTTTCTTCCCTCCTCTCCTCAAGGACAATTGTGCGCGTATCATCCCTAACTCCCCTGCACACAACTGA
- the LOC103849113 gene encoding uncharacterized protein LOC103849113 produces MGSKAVVSVYLIISLCAAIFVTRGVAQMQNPQAILGLFPPGLVPIDLVKCWSSLFTVQGCVLAISNSFFSGNFENVEAACCKVFSTLDANCWPHMFPLNPFFPPLLKDNCARIIPNSPAHN; encoded by the coding sequence ATGGGAAGCAAAGCTGTTGTCTCAGTCTACTTAATTATTTCACTGTGTGCTGCCATCTTTGTCACTCGTGGAGTAGCTCAAATGCAAAATCCGCAGGCGATTCTAGGACTTTTTCCACCTGGCTTAGTACCTATTGATCTCGTCAAATGTTGGTCGTCTCTCTTTACCGTCCAAGGATGTGTCCTGGCAATCTCCAACTCATTTTTTTCTGGAAATTTTGAAAACGTTGAAGCGGCATGCTGCAAGGTGTTTTCAACTTTAGATGCAAACTGTTGGCCTCATATGTTTCCTTTGAATCCTTTCTTCCCTCCTCTCCTCAAGGACAATTGTGCGCGTATCATCCCTAACTCCCCTGCACACAACTGA
- the LOC103849111 gene encoding uncharacterized protein LOC103849111, producing the protein MAGDLLYAKTQRIVLLIDLNPLLLTPTSEQYLAVVISAAEKLLSFPPLSASLFSFKFFISSLSSLLSSSKLSALSIPSSKLSFDLPGPTLASLRRAIDAVKRCELRSTSNSAARGVNVAASLRQIVYDYAWEPVVRDPEIGLIPGFTDGGVDVVRSNLVLMFSPISRDLNWVSEFLDVKSGDECLRELGLFKSKLTEVFDCVNDLFGGRDIHLSWIDVRFGERSELGLKSGFFDSGVRELGWGHCSTDSVVYGSSIVPFGLIYPTIGVSPKLSTSRKFTAQVSLEIADIDGKPMECKCGELEFSSSEISSGKRCGEFVNLGTASEESLTEEFCNRITKLSIKALRMCDDLIELERYTSGTFVVHEVSQDSDQNLEEESGFWAGRVFQILEKETGEKVVKRSSPVWQILLSYLYREGYSALVSLTSSNGSSRTGILKPFTFSSALIYVFDNEVSPQTVDHEDSSKMVSCGENRRKLSRKILNSLHDISWEEFCRSVKGYGQIDLEDVYFSKFSNSKKYKFLKCWIKQIRKPRGCSLSVASSCDAQKDVEADPVVRKHNSSEETEKAISLPGSEEEIALSGNRLSVRQENDTSVIASESSEVFFASLPSKIKKGIESEDIDLAALAERLVKSCLLHSSQRLEKDYSCESGTLLSVTEELTKMLLKEPKDLVAKFKKKHSSSTDSEQKSEEASPSNIIREYELQILFRMEILRSEIGLGNEESVTQKFAKQICMLLEAIQCKLDGGFFSNWSLDKYVDKIIKARYHHILGEAVSIIYTEMDLLMFSDEDLADSFINNEDSSQSGRENIHRNGKSHHRSQRNKDVPGSSKKNLLKKESRECREARKVVEAQEMRERARRFSSFTSWMPDLCRVWAPKQTKNSKDKADQQKRLAKRKNEHRSVEYDRVCETPVTADNKRTRTDEYECGTLPRSSVPKALFQDDDS; encoded by the exons ATGGCTGGAGATTTATTATACGCCAAAACGCAGCGTATCGTGCTCCTCATAGATCTCAACCCCCTTCTTCTCACACCCACATCGGAGCAATACCTAGCCGTCGTGATCTCCGCCGCCGAGAAGCTTCTCTCGTTCCCTCCACTCTCcgcttctctcttctctttcaagTTCTTCATTTCCTCTCTATCCTCTCTCTTATCTTCCTCGAAGCTCTCTGCGCTCTCGATTCCATCTTCCAAGCTTTCGTTTGACCTCCCTGGCCCTACACTCGCCTCCCTCAGACGCGCCATCGACGCCGTCAAGCGATGCGAGCTCCGATCGACTTCCAATTCGGCGGCTCGCGGGGTCAACGTTGCGGCGTCTCTGCGACAGATCGTTTACGATTACGCTTGGGAGCCGGTGGTTCGAGATCCGGAGATAGGTTTGATTCCTGGGTTCACGGATGGTGGAGTCGACGTAGTCAGATCGAATTTGGTATTGATGTTTTCCCCAATTTCTAGGGATTTGAATTGGGTTTCTGAGTTTCTCGACGTTAAGAGTGGTGATGAGTGCTTGAGAGAGTTGGGTTTGTTCAAGTCGAAGTTGACTGAGGTTTTTGACTGTGTCAATGACTTGTTTGGTGGTAGAGATATCCACTTGAGCTGGATTGATGTTAGATTCGGTGAAAGAAGTGAATTGGGATTAAAGTCTGGGTTTTTCGATAGTGGAGTTAGAGAGTTGGGTTGGGGGCATTGTTCTACGGATTCAGTTGTTTATGGTTCTTCAATAGTTCCCTTTGGATTGATATATCCAACCATTGGTGTTTCGCCGAAGCTATCTACTAGCCGCAAGTTTACTGCTCAGGTTAGTCTTGAGATCGCTGATATTGATGGTAAACCTATGGAGTGCAAGTGCGGCGAGCTAGAGTTTTCTTCTTCTGAAATTTCGAGTGGGAAGAGGTGTGGTGAGTTCGTCAACCTGGGTACTGCATCTGAGGAATCTCTAACTGAAGAGTTCTGTAATAGAATCACCAAACTCAGTATTAAAGCCTTGAGGATGTGTGATGATCTTATCGAACTCGAGAGGTATACTTCTGGTACTTTTGTCGTTCATGAAGTCTCCCAGGATTCTGACCAAAACCTGGAGGAGGAGAGTGGATTTTGGGCTGGTCGGGTCTTTCAGATACTAGAGAAGGAGACGGGTGAGAAAGTAGTGAAAAGATCATCTCCTGTTTGGCAGATTTTATTAAGTTATCTCTATAGGGAAGGCTACTCAGCTTTGGTATCTCTAACGAGTAGCAATGGTAGTTCTCGGACAGGAATCCTCAAGCCATTTACTTTCTCCTCGGCTTTAATCTATGTTTTTGACAATGAAGTCTCTCCTCAAACTGTGGATCATGAAGATAGCAGTAAGATGGTCAGTTGTGGCGAAAACAGAAGAAAACTAAGCAGAAAGATTCTAAACTCACTTCATGACATTAGCTGGGAGGAATTCTGCAGATCAGTGAAAGGTTATGGTCAAATAGATCTGGAGGATGTGTACTTTTCCAAGTTTAGCAACTCGAAGAAATATAAGTTTCTGAAATGCTGGATAAAACAGATTAGGAAACCGAGAGGTTGCAGCTTATCCGTTGCTAGTAGCTGCGATGCACAGAAAGATGTGGAAGCAGATCCAGTTGTGAGAAAGCACAACTCATCTGAAGAGACAGAAAAGGCTATCTCTTTACCTGGATCTGAGGAGGAGATAGCTCTGAGTGGAAATCGTCTATCCGTAAGGCAGGAGAATGATACATCTGTTATAGCATCAGAGTCATCAGAAGTTTTCTTTGCTAGTCTTCCTAGTAAAATAAAGAAAGGGATCGAGTCTGAGGATATAGATTTGGCAGCTCTGGCAGAACGGCTTGTCAAGTCCTGTCTCCTCCATTCCTCTCAAAGACTTGAGAAGGATTATAGCTGTGAGAGTGGAACCCTCTTGTCGGTCACTGAGGAGCTAACCAAGATGTTACTGAAAGAACCGAAAGATTTAGTTGCCAAGTTTAAAAAGAAACATTCATCATCCACGGACAGTGAGCAGAAGTCTGAAGAAGCTTCACCCAGTAACATCATTAGAGA ATACGAGCTGCAGATTCTTTTTCGAATGGAGATTCTAAGATCAGAGATAGGTCTCGGAAATGAGGAGTCTGTAACTCAGAAGTTTGCAAAACAGATTTGCATGCTTCTTGAGGCCATACAGTGCAAGTTAGACGGTGGATTCTTTAGTAATTGGAGTCTTGACAAGTATGTGGATAAAATTATAAAAGCCAG GTATCATCATATTCTTGGAGAAGCTGTCAGCATAATTTATACAGAGATGGATCTGCTTATGTTCAGTGATGAGGATCTTGCAGATAGTTTCATAAACAACGAAGACAGTAGCCAATCAGGGAGAGAAAACATCCATAGGAATGGCAAGAGTCATCATCGCAGTCAAAGAAATAAAGATGTTCCCGGTTCGAGTAAGAAGAACCTTCTGAAGAAAGAGAGCAGGGAGTGCAGAGAAGCTAGGAAAGTAGTTGAAGCACAAGAAATGAGGGAAAGGGCAAGAAGATTCTCGAGTTTCACAAGTTGGATGCCTGATCTTTGTAGAGTTTGGGCACCGAAACAAACGAAGAACTCTAAAGACAAAGCGGATCAGCAAAAGAGATTAGCCAAAAGGAAGAACGAACATAGATCAGTGGAATATGACAGAGTATGTGAGACACCAGTGACAGCAGATAACAAACGAACACGAACTGATGAATACGAGTGTGGGACTCTGCCTCGTAGTTCCGTACCAAAGGCTTTGTTTCAGGATGATGATTCTTAG